From a single Equus asinus isolate D_3611 breed Donkey chromosome 2, EquAss-T2T_v2, whole genome shotgun sequence genomic region:
- the LOC106833440 gene encoding olfactory receptor 4K15-like, with translation MTKTNHSRVTEFVFLGLSNSQELQPFLFIIFSLLYLAILLGNFLIILTVTSDSRLHTPMYFLLANLSFIDICVASFATPKMISDFLVERKTISFEACLAQIFFVHLFAGGEMVVLVSMAYDRYVAICKPLHYMTIMNWRVCITLVLVPWCVGFIHTTSQLAFTVNLPFCGPNQVDSFFCDLPLVTKLACTDTYVVSLLIVADSGFLSMSSFLLLVVSYTVIFITVRNRSSASMATARSTLTAHITVVILFFGPCIFIYVWPFSGYSVDKVLAVFYIIFTPILNPVIYTLRNKEVKAC, from the coding sequence ATGACTAAAACAAACCATTCCCGGGTGACCGAATTTGTGTTTCTGGGACTCTCTAATTCCCAGGAGCTCCAACCTTTCTTATTCATCATATTTTCACTACTTTACCTAGCAATACTCCTGGGCAACTTTCTCATCATCCTCACTGTGACCTCAGATTCCCGCCTTCATACCCCCATGTACTTTCTGCTTGCAAACCTCTCTTTTATAGATATATGTGTTGCCTCTTTTGCCACCCCTAAAATGATTTCAGACTTTCTGGTTGAGCGCAAAACTATTTCTTTTGAAGCCTGCCTGGCCCAGATTTTCTTTGTTCATCTATTTGCTGGTGGTGAAATGGTGGTCCTTGTATCTATGGCTTATGACCGTTATGTTGCAATATGCAAACCACTCCACTACATGACAATCATGAACTGGCGTGTGTGCATTACTCTGGTCCTCGTCCCATGGTGTGTTGGCTTCATCCATACTACTAGCCAGTTGGCATTTACTGTTAACTTGCCCTTTTGTGGTCCAAATCAGGTAGACAGTTTTTTCTGTGACCTGCCTCTAGTGACCAAGCTGGCCTGCACAGACACTTATGTTGTCAGCCTCCTAATAGTTGCAGACAGTGGCTTTCTTTCTATGAGTTCCTTCCTCCTCTTGGTTGTCTCCTACACTGTGATATTTATCACAGTTAGGAATCGCTCGTCTGCTAGCATGGCAACGGCCCGCTCCACATTGACTGCTCACATCACAGTGGTCATATTATTCTTTGGACCATGCATCTTCATCTATGTGTGGCCCTTCAGTGGTTATTCAGTTGATAAAGTCCTTGCTGTGTTCTACATCATCTTCACTCCTATTTTAAACCCAGTTATCTACACTCTAAGGAACAAAGAAGTGAAGGCATGTTAA
- the OR4K14 gene encoding olfactory receptor 4K14 has product MDLQNYSLVSEFVLHGLCTSRHLQNFFFIFFSGTYVATVLGNLIIVVTVTFDPCLHSSPMYFLLGNLSFLDIWLASFATPKMIKDFLSDQKLISFGGCMAQIFFLHFIGGAEMVLLVSMAYDRYVAICKPLHYMTMMSRQTCLRLVLVSWVIGFVHSTSQVAFTVNLPYCGPNEVDSFFCDLPLVIKLACMDTYVLGILMISDSGLLSLSCFLLLVISYTVILITVQHNVTGGVYKALSTCSAHIMVVTLFFGPCIFIYVWPFSRFSVDKLLSVFYTIFTPLLNPLIYTLRNKDMKTAMKKLWSRPVTIH; this is encoded by the coding sequence ATGGACCTGCAGAATTATTCCTTGGTGTCAGAATTTGTGTTGCATGGACTCTGTACTTCACGGCATctccaaaattttttctttatattcttctcTGGAACCTATGTGGCCACTGTGCTTGGTAACTTAATCATTGTGGTTACTGTAACTTTTGACCCCTGCTTGCACTCTTCCCCTATGTACTTCCTCCTGGGGAATCTATCTTTCCTGGACATATGGCTGGCCTCATTTGCCACCCCCAAGATGATCAAGGACTTCCTTAGTGATCAAAAACTCATCTCCTTTGGAGGATGTATGGCTCAAAtcttctttttgcattttattggTGGGGCTGAGATGGTACTTCTCGTTTCCATGGCCTATGACAGATATGTGGCCATATGCAAACCCTTGCATTACATGACCATGATGAGCCGGCAGACTTGCCTGAGGCTGGTGTTGGTTTCGTGGGTCATTGGATTTGTGCACTCCACCAGTCAAGTAGCCTTTACTGTGAATTTACCTTACTGTGGCCCCAATGAGGTGGACAGCTTCTTCTGTGACCTTCCTCTTGTGATCAAGCTTGCCTGCATGGACACCTACGTCTTGGGCATACTTATGATTTCAGACAGTGGGTTGCTTTCCTTGAGCTGTTTTCTGCTCCTCGTGATCTCCTACACTGTTATCCTCATCACAGTCCAACACAATGTCACTGGTGGGGTATACAAAGCACTCTCTACTTGTTCTGCTCATATCATGGTAGTCACACTCTTCTTtgggccctgcattttcatttatgTGTGGCCTTTCAGCCGGTTCTCTGTGGACAAGCTCCTCTCTGTGTTTTACACCATTTTTACTCCACTCTTGAACCCCCTTATCTACACATTgagaaataaagacatgaaaacaGCTATGAAGAAACTGTGGAGCCGACCTGTGACTATTCACTGA
- the OR4K13 gene encoding olfactory receptor 4K13, translating to MERSNNSVVSEFILLGLSKSQNPQILFFLGFSVVYAGIVLGNLLILVTVTFDSRLHTPMYFLLINLSCIDMTLASFATPKMIADFLREQKTISWWGCYSQMFFMHLLGGSEVMLLVAMAIDRYVAICKPLHYMAIMSPRVLTGLLLSSYAVGFVHSSSHMAFMLNLPFCGPNVVDSFFCDLPLVIKLACKDTYILQLLVIADSGLLSLVCFLLLLVSYAVIICSVRHRAVSGSSKAFSTLSAHITVVTLFFAPCVFIYVWPFSRYSVDKILSVFYTIFTPLLNPIIYTLRNQEVKAAIKKIRTQSINSKHTL from the coding sequence ATGGAGAGGTCAAACAATTCAGTGGTATCAGAGTTCATTTTGCTGGGACTTTCCAAATCACAGAATCCTCagattttattcttcttgggATTCTCTGTGGTCTATGCTGGGATCGTATTAGGAAATCTCCTCATTTTGGTGACTGTGACCTTTGACTCACGCCTTCATACACCCATGTATTTTCTGCTTATCAATCTCTCCTGCATTGATATGACACTGGCTTCTTTCGCTACCCCAAAGATGATTGCGGATTTCCTCCGAGAACAGAAGACCATCTCCTGGTGGGGATGTTATTCTCAGATGTTCTTCATGCACCTCCTAGGTGGGAGCGAGGTGATGTTGCTTGTAGCTATGGCAATAGACAGGTATGTTGCCATATGCAAACCCCTCCATTACATGGCCATTATGAGCCCACGAGTACTCACTGGGCTCCTGTTATCCTCCTATGCAGTTGGATTTGTGCATTCATCTAGTCATATGGCTTTCATGTTGAATTtgcccttctgtggccccaatgtTGTGGACAGCTTTTTCTGTGACCTTCCCCTTGTGATCAAACTTGCCTGCAAGGACACCTACATTCTACAACTCCTGGTCATTGCTGACAGTGGCCTCCTGTCCCTGgtttgcttcctcctcttgcttGTCTCCTACGCAGTCATCATATGCTCAGTTAGACACCGTGCCGTTAGTGGTTCCTCGAAGGCCTTCTCCACTCTCTCAGCACACATCACAGTTGTGACTTTGTTCTTTGCCCCATGTGTCTTTATCTATGTATGGCCCTTCAGCAGATACTCTGTAGATAaaattctttctgtattttacacAATTTTCACACCTCTCTTAAATCCTATTATTTATACATTAAGGAATCAAGAAGTAAAAGCAGCCATTAAGAAGATAAGGACTCAAAGTATAAATTCAAAACACACTTTGTAG